TCTTAGCCATGTTTTCTGTCTATCTTCTGATAGTTTGTTTATTGAAAGAGTTTATAGCGAGGCGATGCTTGAGGATAGGGCGGATTATATCTTAGTAGATGACTTCGATAAAGAGACGGCTTTAAAGTTTATGGATTTCTTAGCTGGAGAGGTTTTAAATAGGGCTCTCTCAGAGGAAAAAAAAGAATTAATTTATAACTATGTAGGAGGAAAGCCGGTTCTAATAATAAAAGTGATAAATAAAATGAGAGCTGAGGAATTAGATGAAATTTTAAATTTTATGTTGAATGATACTAAGCAAAGGTTAAAATATTCATTAGAAGACATAAGGGAAGAAAATGAAGAGCTATATAAGGAAATAATAAAAGCTTTGAGTTTATTTAAAGAAAGCTATGAGGTTGAAGATATAACAATAGATAAAAAAGTTAGAGAGTTTTTAGTTAAAAGGAACATTTTATTCTTAGATACAATAAAAGGGGTTATAAAACCACAGAGTTTTTTAATCTGGAATGCCATAAAAATATTGATTTAAAAAATTAAAAGAGTGAAACTATGGAATTCTTTAACCGAGAGAAGGAGATTAAAATAACCCTCTCAATTATTGAAGATGAGCCAGATGATACATATTTTATCTATGGCCCCATAAATAGTGGAAAAACAACTTTAATTAATGAAATAATTAACAATAAGTTGAATAAAGATAAATACGTAGTGTTTTACATAAATCTTAGGAGATATTTTATTTCCAAGTATGATGATTTTATTGCTTTACTTTTTAAAGAATATTCAGAAGATAAAAAACCATTAGAGTTAATAAAAGGCTTAATAAAAGATTCTCCTCTAATATTTGGAATTCCAATTCCTAAAAATACCTTAGAGATTTTACTATCAAAGAATGAAGAGGTTAATGTCTTTGATTATATAACAAATTTTTTATTAGATATTAAAAAAGAAGGAAAACAACCGATAATTATTTTAGATGAACTTCAGAAGATAGGGGATTTAAAAATAAACGGTTTCTTAATTTATGAGCTATTTAATTACTTTATAAGCTTAACCAAAGAGATGCACCTTAGCCATGTGTTTTGTTTATCTTCTGATTCTTTATTTATTGAGAGAGTTTATAACGAGGCTGTGCTAAATGGAAGGGCTAAGTATCTTTTAGTTGATGACTTTGATAAAGAGACAGCAATGAAGTTTATGGATTTTTTATCTGAAAGAATTTTAAATAAAAAGCTTTCCAATGAAGAGAAAGAATTAATTTATAGCTATGTAGGAGGAAAGCCAAAGGATATAATTTATGTTATTAAAAGGTTAAGAGTTGAGAATTTAAAAGAAATCTTGGATTATCTATTAAATGATGCTAAACAGAAGTTAGATATGCTTTTAGAGGTTTTAGATTATTCTACACCAAAGGTCGTAGTTGGAGATAAAGAAGTTGAGGTTAAAAAAGAGGACATAATTAATGCATTAAGATTATTCAAAGAGAAATATATGATAAATAAAAAGGAAATTCCAACGCCTGTTTATATGTATTTAGTTAAGAAGAATATCTTATTTTTAAATCCTGTTGAAGGAACTTTAAGACCACAGAGTTTTTTAATCTGGAATGGGATAAAGAGATTGATTTAAAAAATTAAAAAAGTGAAACTATGAAGTTCTTTAACAGAGATAAGGAGATTAAGAAGATTTTATCTATATTGGGGGATGAACCAGATGATATTTATTTTCTTTACGGCCCTATAAATAGTGGTAAAACTGCTTTAATTAATGAAATAATTAACAATAGGCTTGATAAAGATAAATATGTGGTATTCTATATAAACCTCAGGAGATACTTTATTTCTAAGTACGATGATTTTATTGAAGTTTTATTCGAAGAATATGAGGAAGATAAAAAGCCAGCTGAATTAATAAAAGGCCTAATTAAAGATTCTCCTTTAATATTCGGAATTCCAATTCCTAAAAATACATTAGAGACTTTATTCTCTGATAAAAGCGAGAAAAATGTGTTTAAGTATATAACAAATCTTTTATTAAGTATAAAGAAAGAAGATAAGCAGCCGATAATTATAATGGATGAACTTCAGAAGATAGGAGATTTAAAAATAAACGGCTTCTTAATTTATGAGCTATTTAATTACTTTATAAGCTTAACCAAAGAACTGCATTTATGTCATATATTTTGCTTAAGTTCAGACAGCCTGTTTATAGAGAAAGTTTATAACGAGGCTATGCTAAATGGAAGGGCCAAATATCTTTTAGTCGATGACTTTGATAAAGAAACCGCCTTAAAATTTATGGATTTTTTATCTGAAAGAATTTTAAATAAAAAGCTTTCCAATGAAGAGAAAGAATTAATTTATAGCTATGTAGGAGGAAAGCCAAAGGATATAATTTATGTTATAAAAAGCTTAAAAACTGATAAACTAAAAGAAATTTTAAACTATCTCTTAAATGATGCCAAACAAAAATTAAAATACTTCTTAGAAGATGTTAAAGAGGAAAATGAAGAACTTTATAAAAAAGTAGTTGATGCTTTAAAAATATTTAAGGAAAGCTATGAGGTTGAAGATATAACAATAGGGAAAAAAATTAGAGAGTTTTTAGTTAAGAGAAATATTTTATTTTTAGATCCTATTGAAGGGATTTTAAGGCCGCAGAGTTTTTTGATTTGGAATGGGATAAAAGAGTTAAAAAGGTGAATATATGAAAAAATTTATGTGTTATTGGTTTGGGGTCTGTCCAATGTGGGTATTGGTGAGTAAGTACCCATATTGGACTTGGGCGTCATCAGCCACACGAGAGTGTCTCTGCCCCTGTCGTGGACATAAAAACCTAACGGTTTTTAAGTTCTCGTCGCTTCGCTCCGAGATGACCCCAAGCTCCACCCATCTATTTTTTTTATCTTTATAAAGTCCTATATAAATATATCTAAAACTCATAAACACACATACCCTCACAAATACTTACAAAAAACTAAACAGTTTTGAACGGCATATGTTGGTTTACAATTTACCATAAAAATGGATAAATAGTAAAAGGATTTATCTATTGGGGGCTCTAAAATGTGTGGAATTAATGGTATTGTTAGATTTGATAATGAGATTTTAGAAGAAGAAATTAAAAGGATGAACAAAGCTATTAAACATAGAGGACCTGATGATGAAGGAGTTTATGTAAATAATTTTATTGGTTTAGGGCATGTTAGATTGGCTATTCTTGACTTGTCAGAGAAAGGGCATCAGCCAATGGGATTAACTAAAAATGGTAAAATTATTTATAGAGATGAGGAGCTTGATAAAGCCAAATATATTATTGTCTATAATGGGGAGGTGTATAATTATAAAGAGTTGATAGAGAAGTTTAATTTAAAGACAGAGACAGGGACTGATACTGAAGTTATATTAAAGCTTTATCAAAAACTTGGTTTCGACTGTGTTAAAGAATTCAATGGCATGTGGGCATTTGTTATTTATGATAGAGAAAAAAATATTATTTTTGCTTCAAGGGATAGGTTAGGGGTTAAGCCCTTTTATTACTATTGGGATGGGGAGGAGTTTATATTCAGCTCTGAATTAAAAGGAATTTTAGCTGTTAAAGAATTGAATAGAAAAGAGAATATAAATAAAGAGGCAGTTCAACTTTACTTTGCTCTTGGTTTTATTCCTTCTCCCTGGACTATATATAATAAAACTTTTAAGTTAGAGGCTGCTCACAACTTAGTTTTAGATTTGGGTAAAAAAGAAATAAAAAAGTGGAGATATTGGGAGCTTCCTAAGTATAATCCAATTTATGATAAAAAGAAGTTAATAGAAGAGGGTAAAAAGCTTTTAGAGGATGCTGTAAAAATAAGATTAAGATCAGATGTTCCTGTAGGGGCTTTTTTAAGTGGTGGATTAGATAGCTCTACAGTTGTTGCTGTTATGAGCAAATTTACTGATTTGAAAAAGTTGCATACTTTTTCTATTGGCTTTGAAGGAAAGTATGATGAAACCCCTTACATAAAAATAGTTGTTGATTATTTAAGAACCCAACATCACCACTATTATTTTAAAGAGAAAGATTTTGAGGTGCTAATTGATAAGTATGTCTGGATTTATGATGAGCCATTTGGAGATTACTCTGGCTTTCCTACTTATAAAGTTTCTGAGATGGCTAAGAAATATGTAACTGTTGTTTTAAGCGGTGATGGCGGGGATGAGGTT
The sequence above is a segment of the Methanotorris igneus Kol 5 genome. Coding sequences within it:
- a CDS encoding ATP-binding protein — encoded protein: MKFFNRDKEIKKILSIIESEPNFIYFLYGPINSGKTTLINEIINRLDKDRYVVFYINLRRYFVSKYRDFIEVLFEEYEEDKNPIELIKSLIKDSSIIYGIPVPKNTLEVLTSKKDSKNIFRYITDILMKIKESGKQPIIVIDELQKIGDLEINGYLIYELFNYFISLTKEMHLSHVFCLSSDSLFIERVYSEAMLEDRADYILVDDFDKETALKFMDFLAGEVLNRALSEEKKELIYNYVGGKPVLIIKVINKMRAEELDEILNFMLNDTKQRLKYSLEDIREENEELYKEIIKALSLFKESYEVEDITIDKKVREFLVKRNILFLDTIKGVIKPQSFLIWNAIKILI
- a CDS encoding ATP-binding protein — encoded protein: MKFFNRDKEIKKILSILGDEPDDIYFLYGPINSGKTALINEIINNRLDKDKYVVFYINLRRYFISKYDDFIEVLFEEYEEDKKPAELIKGLIKDSPLIFGIPIPKNTLETLFSDKSEKNVFKYITNLLLSIKKEDKQPIIIMDELQKIGDLKINGFLIYELFNYFISLTKELHLCHIFCLSSDSLFIEKVYNEAMLNGRAKYLLVDDFDKETALKFMDFLSERILNKKLSNEEKELIYSYVGGKPKDIIYVIKSLKTDKLKEILNYLLNDAKQKLKYFLEDVKEENEELYKKVVDALKIFKESYEVEDITIGKKIREFLVKRNILFLDPIEGILRPQSFLIWNGIKELKR
- the asnB gene encoding asparagine synthase (glutamine-hydrolyzing), which codes for MCGINGIVRFDNEILEEEIKRMNKAIKHRGPDDEGVYVNNFIGLGHVRLAILDLSEKGHQPMGLTKNGKIIYRDEELDKAKYIIVYNGEVYNYKELIEKFNLKTETGTDTEVILKLYQKLGFDCVKEFNGMWAFVIYDREKNIIFASRDRLGVKPFYYYWDGEEFIFSSELKGILAVKELNRKENINKEAVQLYFALGFIPSPWTIYNKTFKLEAAHNLVLDLGKKEIKKWRYWELPKYNPIYDKKKLIEEGKKLLEDAVKIRLRSDVPVGAFLSGGLDSSTVVAVMSKFTDLKKLHTFSIGFEGKYDETPYIKIVVDYLRTQHHHYYFKEKDFEVLIDKYVWIYDEPFGDYSGFPTYKVSEMAKKYVTVVLSGDGGDEVFGGYKFHIISRRIEYLKKIPLFIRLMFLKILNNISLKKNFTLYLIKEAIKLSLVSNEKFYSELFDGDFIISNEGKIWIEKNLKYCLENTDNNLSESIRIFDLLFRTLSDNFLVKVDRASMANSLEVRSPFLDYRFAEFSQKIPTEWKVDFFKTKKLMREIIKDILPDEIVNRGKGGFEPPLADWILKEEYLNEVYKNVVILKDIDESLYNFFKEKVFKNKENLLYRIYLIRLFIFIKWWKRWIK
- a CDS encoding ATP-binding protein; translated protein: MEFFNREKEIKITLSIIEDEPDDTYFIYGPINSGKTTLINEIINNKLNKDKYVVFYINLRRYFISKYDDFIALLFKEYSEDKKPLELIKGLIKDSPLIFGIPIPKNTLEILLSKNEEVNVFDYITNFLLDIKKEGKQPIIILDELQKIGDLKINGFLIYELFNYFISLTKEMHLSHVFCLSSDSLFIERVYNEAVLNGRAKYLLVDDFDKETAMKFMDFLSERILNKKLSNEEKELIYSYVGGKPKDIIYVIKRLRVENLKEILDYLLNDAKQKLDMLLEVLDYSTPKVVVGDKEVEVKKEDIINALRLFKEKYMINKKEIPTPVYMYLVKKNILFLNPVEGTLRPQSFLIWNGIKRLI